In Columba livia isolate bColLiv1 breed racing homer chromosome Z, bColLiv1.pat.W.v2, whole genome shotgun sequence, one DNA window encodes the following:
- the LOC135577444 gene encoding sperm-associated antigen 4 protein-like gives MLAGALAGVCCGSLMLMLRLWTQDAPQVLLGQPAADLLSLRNTMALGGEQSQEMKQLRDELVRLAAEISATMKEVQQMRDAMSATTQLSDWALKSAGAAIDLQRSSSRCTGFSSVFWFLCDPPELGTFVQSDTSPGYCWPFQGSQSEVLIRLPMPIQPTTVTIQHTSKAASPLGTVSSAPRDFTVSGLAEEGKEETLLGTFTYNVQKEPTQTFPLQNGNPRAFQLLKLGIRSNWGKRGYTCIYRVQVHGKIVGASAVHQTHVDTLPE, from the exons ATGCTCGCAGGCGCTCTAG CTGGTGTTTGCTGCGGGAGCTTGATGCTCATGTTGAGGCTGTGGACACAGGACGCGCCGCAG gtgctgctggggcagcctgcCGCCGACCTGCTCTCCCTGCG GAACACGATGGCTCTGGGCGGGGAACAATCCCAAGAGATGAAACAGCTGAGAGATGAGCTGGTGCGCCTGGCTGCAGAGATCAGCGCTACCATGAAG GAAGTTCAGCAAATGAGAGACGCAATGTCTGCAACCACGCAGTTGTCTGACTGGGCTCTGAAAAGTGCAG GGGCTGCCATTGACCTGCAGAGATCGTCCAGCAGATGCACAGGGTTCAGCAGTGTCTTTTGGTTCCTGTGTGATCCACCAGAGCTGGGTACCTTTGTGCAG TCGGATACATCCCCGGGATACTGCTGGCCTTTCCAAGGGTCTCAGAGCGAGGTGCTAATCCGGTTGCCCATGCCAATACAACCGACGACCGTCACCATCCAGCACACCTCAAAGGCAGCCTCTCCGCTGGGCACCGTCAGCAGCGCCCCCCGAGATTTCACTGTCTCT GGACTGGCTGAGGAAGGCAAAGAGGAAACTCTGCTGGGGACCTTCACTTACAACGTGCAGAAAGAACCGACCCAGACCTTCCCTCTGCAG AATGGGAACCCCAGAGCCTTCCAGCTTTTGAAGCTCGGCATACGGAGCAACTGGGGAAAACGAGGATACACCTGCATTTATCGAGTGCAGGTGCACGGGAAGATCGTGGGAGCAAGTGCTGTCCACCAGACACATGTGGACACCTTGCCTGAATAG
- the LOC135577421 gene encoding uncharacterized protein LOC135577421 yields the protein MSGTTQPQPLFTDALRQRPRCHHLDMETQHTNTLGEGVWSSKGTWARTDIESRWKDREAFAPVTTWQDPEGCLILEGADVPGATLEAEETQEDVTMPAGLSGPKNPCRPCTLSRRASRPTCPMSRVKIAGKEIITLKKKRLFTILILMLAGALAGVCCGSLMLMLRLWTQDAPQVLLGQPAADLLSLRNTMALGGEQSQEMKQLRDELVRLAAEISATMKEVQQMRDAMSATTQLSDWALKSAGAAIDLQRSSSRCTGFSSVFWFLCDPPELGTFVQVE from the exons ATGTCTGGAACAACGCAGCCACAGCCTCTCTTCACAGACGCCCTTCGGCAGCGCCCCCGCTGCCATCACCTGGACATGGAAACCCAGCACACCAATACCCTGGGAGAGGGTGTCTGGAGCAGCAAAGGCACCTGGGCAAGAACAGACATCGAGTCTAGGTGGAAGGACCGTG AGGCGTTTGCTCCCGTTACGACCTGGCAAGACCCTGAAGGCTGTCTCATCTTAGAAGGAGCCGATGTGCCTGGAGCCACTTTGGAAGCTGAAGAAACCCAAGAGGACGTGACGATGCCAGCGGGGCTGAGCGGCCCAAAGAACCCGTGCAGACCATGCACCTTGTCACGCAGAGCCAGCCGCCCTACTTGCCCcatgtcgagggttaagattgcggg GAAAGAGATCATCACCTTGAAAAAGAAGAGGCTCTTCACGATCCTCATCTTGATGCTCGCAGGCGCTCTAG CTGGTGTTTGCTGCGGGAGCTTGATGCTCATGTTGAGGCTGTGGACACAGGACGCGCCGCAG gtgctgctggggcagcctgcCGCCGACCTGCTCTCCCTGCG GAACACGATGGCTCTGGGCGGGGAACAATCCCAAGAGATGAAACAGCTGAGAGATGAGCTGGTGCGCCTGGCTGCAGAGATCAGCGCTACCATGAAG GAAGTTCAGCAAATGAGAGACGCAATGTCTGCAACCACGCAGTTGTCTGACTGGGCTCTGAAAAGTGCAG GGGCTGCCATTGACCTGCAGAGATCGTCCAGCAGATGCACAGGGTTCAGCAGTGTCTTTTGGTTCCTGTGTGATCCACCAGAGCTGGGCACCTTTGTGCAGGTAGAGTAG
- the LOC135577446 gene encoding sperm-associated antigen 4 protein-like: MLAGALAGVCCGSLMLMLRLWTQDAPQVLLGQPAADLLSLRNTMALGGEQSQEMKQLRDELVRLAAEISATMKEVQQMRDAMSATTQLSDWALKSAGAAIDLQRSSSRCTGFSSVFWFLCDPPELGTFVQSDTSPGYCWPFQGSQSEVLIRLPMPIQPTTVTIQHTSKAASPLGTVSSAPRDFTVSGLAEEGKEETLLGTFTYNVQKEPTQTFPLQNGNPRAFQLLKLGIRSNWGKRGYTCIYRVQVHGKIVGASADHQTHVDTLPE, from the exons ATGCTCGCAGGCGCTCTAG CTGGTGTTTGCTGCGGGAGCTTGATGCTCATGTTGAGGCTGTGGACACAGGATGCGCCGCAG gtgctgctggggcagcctgcCGCCGACCTGCTCTCCCTGCG GAACACGATGGCTCTGGGCGGGGAACAATCCCAAGAGATGAAACAGCTGAGAGATGAGCTGGTGCGCCTGGCTGCAGAGATCAGCGCTACAATGAAG GAAGTTCAGCAAATGAGAGACGCAATGTCTGCAACCACGCAGTTGTCTGACTGGGCTCTGAAAAGTGCAG GGGCTGCCATTGACCTGCAGAGATCGTCCAGCAGATGCACAGGGTTCAGCAGTGTCTTTTGGTTCCTGTGTGATCCACCAGAGCTGGGTACCTTTGTGCAG TCGGATACATCCCCGGGATACTGCTGGCCTTTCCAAGGGTCTCAGAGCGAGGTGCTAATCCGGTTGCCCATGCCAATACAACCGACGACCGTCACCATCCAGCACACCTCAAAGGCAGCCTCTCCGCTGGGCACCGTCAGCAGCGCCCCCCGAGATTTCACTGTCTCT GGACTGGCTGAGGAAGGCAAAGAGGAAACTCTGCTGGGGACCTTCACTTACAACGTGCAGAAAGAACCGACCCAGACCTTCCCTCTGCAG AATGGGAACCCCAGAGCCTTCCAGCTTTTGAAGCTCGGCATACGGAGCAACTGGGGAAAACGAGGATACACATGCATTTATCGAGTGCAGGTGCATGGGAAGATCGTGGGAGCAAGTGCTGACCACCAGACACATGTGGACACCTTACCTGAATAG